The genomic segment TGCCTCTAATGCATGGGTGACTCTGCAGGAAGCACTCGCCGGATTTGTTCTGGGCACAGCACTTGGTGTGCTTTGCGGAGCTGCTCTTCATTATTTCCCAGCGGTACGTACTTTCCTGTATCCAGCACTTGTGGCAATCGATACGATTCCAAAGGTAGCGCTGGCTCCACTGTTTATTGTGTGGTTCGGATTCGGTTTCGAATCCAAGGTTTTCGTTGCCATGGCAATTGCCTTCTTCCCGCTGGTTATCAATACTTTTGACGGACTGTCCTCAGTTCCGCATGAGCTGAAAGAACTCGCTCGCATTAACCGGGCGAACACCTGGCAGCGACTCACCAAAATTGAGTTCATTTACGCTGTGCCATCCATTTTCTCTGGCATGAAGATCTCCATTTCACTCGCAGTCGGCGGTGCTGTGGTCGGTGAGTTTATTTCAGGCTCTAAGGGCCTTGGATATGTCATTCTGCTGGCTAATAGCCAGGTTGATCTGGCAAGCATGTTCGCAGCCTTCATCGTGCTGGCGTCTATTTCTCTCACACTGTTTTACGCAGTTGATCTCGCGGCTAAGCGACTTGTGCCGTGGAAAACCTACGCAAAATAATCCACCATTTTCACAAGTCACAAGGACAAGTAATGAACAAGAAAAAGATTGCCGCGATGACAGCAGCGCTCGCCATCGCGATCCCACTGGTTAGTTCCTGTTCTTCCGCTTCCAATGGAGACTCCGTCGACATCATGATGGACGTGGGATATCTCCCCAAGCATGCGCCATTTTTTGCAGCCGTAGCAGAGGGGTTCTTCGAAGAAGAAGGACTGGATGTATCACTTATGCCCGGCTCCGGATCTAACAATACCGTGACATCTGTCGAAACCGGTCGAGTTTTTGCGGGCTTTGCAGACTTCGGTGTCACCGTGATGAACCAGGGTAGGGGAGCGCAGGTTCGTCAAGTAAATCTTCTACAAGCACGTTCTTCTTATGCAGCTGTTGCAGATAAAGAAAGCGGCATTGAAAGTTGGGATGATCTCAAGGGTAAAACTGTTGCCACTGAAGGCGCTGGAGCAATGGTCTCCATGTGGCCATATGCACTGAATCAACTGGGATATGCCGAAGGGGATATCAACGTTGTGCATGCTTCGAGTGAATCAAAAATTCCGGGTCTGCTGGCACATCAATGGGATGCAAACCTCGCTCTCGCAGTTTCTGATGCTCCCGCATTGGCGGCATTAGGAATTGAACCAGTGGTGTTGAACTGGGCAGATATTGGAATCTCCCTTTATGGCAACGGCATGGTGGTGTCTAACGAGACCATTGAAAAAGAACCGGAGAAGCTCGAGAAATTCAATCGTGCTTTACAAAAGGGTTTCCTCTGGGCATGTGAAAACCCAGAGAAAACGTATAAAGACTTCAACGCAGAAGTCCAGGGCTATGAAGAATCAACCATCCTCCTTGCCTTGGAGGAACAGTGCGCTTTGAATTGGCAAAGCGACACTACAACCGATCCTTTCGGCACCATGAGCGATGAAGGTGTACAGGAAATGATCGATGTTGCTCAGGAATACCTCGGCATGGATCCTTCAGTATCGATTACCCCGGATCAGGTTTATACCAATGAGTTCATCACCCCCATCAATAAAGGCACTGTGATCGCAGCGCCATCTCAGAAGAAGTAGGTAAATCATGTCTAATACCAGTGCAATTTCAGTAAAAAATGTCGGAGTTACTTTTCACTCTCGAGATGGGGCCGAAAACAAGGTTCTCGAAGGTGTGGATTTTGATGTACAGCCCGGAGAATTTGTGTCCATCGTTGGACAGTCTGGAAGTGGCAAAACTACACTGCTCAAGACAATTTCCGGACTTCAGCAAGCAACTCATGGTGAAGTCCTCGTCAACGGAAAGCCCATTGCGGAGCAGGTGGAAGATATCGCCATGGTGTTTCAAGCGCCAGTGCTGTTGCCGTGGAGAAACAATCTCAACAATGTGCTGTTGCCACTAGAATTTCGTGGAACCCGCTCGAAAGAATCATTAGATCGTGCATATCAGCTGCTTGAGATGGCTGGACTTAAAGGAAAAGAAACCCGTTATTCCTATGAGCTCAGTGGCGGTATGCAGCAGCGTGTCGCGATTTGCCGCGCCCTTGTTTCTAACCCGCAGTTGCTTCTGATGGATGAGCCATTTGGCGCACTGGATGCGATGACCCGTGACTCCATGAACTTTGAAATACAAAAGATCTGGATGCGTGAAAAGTGCAGCGTGCTTTTTGTTACCCACAGTATTTCTGAGGCGGTATGGCTTGGCGATCGCGTCATCATCGTTGGCGATCGCCCAGGCCACATCGTGGCAGATATCAAGATTGATATTCCACGCCCGCGAGCCAAGGAACACCGCTTCTCGGAAGTTTTCTCTGACTATGTTGCAGAGATCGAATCTTTCATTGGCGTCACCGCAGGTATCAGCTAACCATAATCACAAATTTTGAAAGGTATTTCTCCATGCATTTAACTTCCAGCCCAGCTCGTTTGCAAGAACTTTTTAACCTTGATGCGCAAAAGAGTCTCCTCTTTTCTGCCATCCGTCTTGATTCTCACCCGCTCGTGGCACCAATTATCGCAACCGTTAAAGACCAAGATCCGATCCTGCTGGTGCGTCAGCAAGAACAGGGCAACATCTTCTCCAGCGGTGTGCCACGCAATAAGATCCGTTTCTACGCACCGTGGGTAACCATCGATGACGCCCCTTTGGAAGGCGTCGAAGCCGCCAGTTCTGTGCAAGAACTAATTAAAGAGCTTGCCGACGAAAACCCCGTCTGTTTCGCACCCGATATCGCATATGCACACTATTTGGCGGCGCAAGACCAGGTTCAGGTTTCTGTGGAATCAGCAGCCCCACATGCGATCGATGTGGTGAAACTGGATCAGGGAATCGTCGAAAAGCGATTTTCGGACTGGCGTCGTGCCGGCGTGGAAGAAGCCAAGAAGCTTATCCGGGGTATCGCGCATTTGGAGGGACTGGAAAAAGAGCTTGACCAGGTAGGCAACGACAGCAGATTTGAGCTTCTTCAAGATATTGCTTCTCGGCATGCGCTGTCTGCAATCTATGTTGCATCGCCACCGAATTTCTCTGAAATTACAGGAATTGCAGCTACTGAAGGTGCGTCTGTGTTGTGGGATGCCGCAACGCAAACAGCATTCCTTTTCCTGCCTCAGGGAACCCCAGCTCCTGAAGGAACAGAAGCTGTAGATTCCTTCGCGTCCATCTCTGAAGCTGTCAGGGAACTTATCGGAGAAGATAAAACAGTCGGTGTGGAAGAAGAATATCTCGGCACTGCGGTGGCCTTGAGCCTGACAGAAGGCGAGATTGTTCCTCTTCAAACTGAGCTCAGCAATTGGCGCGATGTGCGAGATTCTGAAGATCTCCCTTTTCAAATTATTGCCTCACGCACCAGCGTTACCATCATGGAAAACACCCTGGAGTGGACCAATAACCGTTTAGAGCGTGGAGAAGAGTTCACTGAGCTTGATATCTACGCCCGCTACTTGGAAGAATTGGAAGATTACGCCCTGCAGTTCACTTTTGATGTAGAGCCATATTTCACCAACCTGCATTCCTCCAACCGCATGCTATTTCCTGGACCACCGGTAGATTTCCCCATCAACTCAGAAACCCGATGCATCCAACTTGATGCCGGAGTGGCAGTGAAAAAGAATGGCGTAGTGCTGGGCACCTCAGATATGGCGCGCTCTTTGCCACGTACTGCCGCTGGACGTGAAGCCTATGAGTATTTCTTCCAAGTAGTTCGCGAAGGCATCATTTCACAACTTCGACCAGGAACTATTTGTGCAGATGTACATGAAGCAACGCTGGATTATCTAGCACCACAATTGCCGCGCATGATTGATATCGGAATGCTGAATGCCGATGTAGATTTCAACACCATCTACCGAAAGCGCAATGTTGGACACCTCATGGGTAAACAAGAATCATTCGCCAACGAACTTCGTCCGGGCTACGATCACGTTCTCCGCCATGGTTCTTATGGCGCTGCGGAAATTCCATGGCGTTACAACGGCGTCGCGATTGGCACAGAAGACTTGTGGTACATCGGCGAAGACAAAACTTACATCTTGAGCCAGCGCTAAAGGGGAATCCGGAATTATGACTGATATTTCAGCGAATCTAAAAAGCTTAGGAATTGAGCTTCCTGATCTTCCTGCACCGCAGTACTCTTATGTTCCTTTTCACCGCCAAGGCAATACGTTATATGTTTCGGGGCAGATTTCTCGGACAGCTGCAGGCGATATTGTGACAGGACGCGTCGGTGCAGATGCATCTGTGGAAGAAGGCATTCATGCAGCAGAAGTAGCCACGATCAATTTGCTGGCCAGAATTGAGCAAGCCATTGGGCTGGAGAATGTTGCAAGTATTCTCAAATTGAATGTGTGGGTGAACAGCGCAGCTGATTTTGTGGAACAACCACGTGTTGCGGATGGTGCCTCTCGACTTTTGGAGAAGGTGCTCGGTGAAGCTGGAAAACATGCTCGAACGGCACTGCCTACGCACACTCTTCCCCAAGGGGCGTTGGTGGAGTTAGATGCGGTTGTGGCCATTTCCTAAAGCTAAGGCCGCTGTGTCTGTTTCTAGCTCCACATTTTTAGAATAAGTGTTTGCATAAACGATGCTCTGCAGGGCGCTTAAATGCGATTTTGGGAGGTCCCTTTTTCTGGGGCGCGGGTGAGGTTTTTAGTCAACAGGTCAGAGATGGCAGGATCTTAGAAAATTAAGAAATTCTGTCATTCCTGCCTGGTATCGACCGCTATAAACCGGTCAGGCGCGCCAAGACTTGTTTAAAAGCCCGGAATCTTGACACGTGGGACCGGTCTGGTGGGTGGCAGTCCCTGGTACGGATCAAATACTCTTTTTGTGGGAATCTGACTGGGTGAAAATTGCAGCTACAGTGTCTGCATGTACAGGGTGGATGCTGAAATACGCCCATTTCCCACATTGTTCGCGAGTGATCAATTTTGCCGCGATGAGCTTTTTCATATGGTGGGTTACCGTGGGGGCGGAAATGTCTAAAGCGTGTGCCAGTGCATTTGCGCTTACTCGCGAGGTTTTTGTGGTGAAGACGAGGTATAAAATTTCTAAACGTGTGGCATCGCCGAGGGCTTTGTAAAAGCCACTGGCCTCTTTTGCTGTATCCGTGATCGTGCTGGGTACAGATTTTAGAGGCGCAAAGCGCTGATCGGCGCTTGGGGTGAGGGCGAAGGTCATTCACTCAATATATAGGTATGCCAAGCCTAAGTAAATCGTTTGGGGGTGTGCGCACATCACACCC from the Corynebacterium crudilactis genome contains:
- a CDS encoding ABC transporter permease, with protein sequence MTTSELRPPAELRGQTSTGSTPMPKKPLIPRNTLVTAIKAVIGIAGLFVIWELIVLITNPPRFLLVGPSAAFAELFNRPGYFASNAWVTLQEALAGFVLGTALGVLCGAALHYFPAVRTFLYPALVAIDTIPKVALAPLFIVWFGFGFESKVFVAMAIAFFPLVINTFDGLSSVPHELKELARINRANTWQRLTKIEFIYAVPSIFSGMKISISLAVGGAVVGEFISGSKGLGYVILLANSQVDLASMFAAFIVLASISLTLFYAVDLAAKRLVPWKTYAK
- a CDS encoding ABC transporter substrate-binding protein; its protein translation is MNKKKIAAMTAALAIAIPLVSSCSSASNGDSVDIMMDVGYLPKHAPFFAAVAEGFFEEEGLDVSLMPGSGSNNTVTSVETGRVFAGFADFGVTVMNQGRGAQVRQVNLLQARSSYAAVADKESGIESWDDLKGKTVATEGAGAMVSMWPYALNQLGYAEGDINVVHASSESKIPGLLAHQWDANLALAVSDAPALAALGIEPVVLNWADIGISLYGNGMVVSNETIEKEPEKLEKFNRALQKGFLWACENPEKTYKDFNAEVQGYEESTILLALEEQCALNWQSDTTTDPFGTMSDEGVQEMIDVAQEYLGMDPSVSITPDQVYTNEFITPINKGTVIAAPSQKK
- a CDS encoding ABC transporter ATP-binding protein, which translates into the protein MSNTSAISVKNVGVTFHSRDGAENKVLEGVDFDVQPGEFVSIVGQSGSGKTTLLKTISGLQQATHGEVLVNGKPIAEQVEDIAMVFQAPVLLPWRNNLNNVLLPLEFRGTRSKESLDRAYQLLEMAGLKGKETRYSYELSGGMQQRVAICRALVSNPQLLLMDEPFGALDAMTRDSMNFEIQKIWMREKCSVLFVTHSISEAVWLGDRVIIVGDRPGHIVADIKIDIPRPRAKEHRFSEVFSDYVAEIESFIGVTAGIS
- a CDS encoding aminopeptidase P family protein, producing MHLTSSPARLQELFNLDAQKSLLFSAIRLDSHPLVAPIIATVKDQDPILLVRQQEQGNIFSSGVPRNKIRFYAPWVTIDDAPLEGVEAASSVQELIKELADENPVCFAPDIAYAHYLAAQDQVQVSVESAAPHAIDVVKLDQGIVEKRFSDWRRAGVEEAKKLIRGIAHLEGLEKELDQVGNDSRFELLQDIASRHALSAIYVASPPNFSEITGIAATEGASVLWDAATQTAFLFLPQGTPAPEGTEAVDSFASISEAVRELIGEDKTVGVEEEYLGTAVALSLTEGEIVPLQTELSNWRDVRDSEDLPFQIIASRTSVTIMENTLEWTNNRLERGEEFTELDIYARYLEELEDYALQFTFDVEPYFTNLHSSNRMLFPGPPVDFPINSETRCIQLDAGVAVKKNGVVLGTSDMARSLPRTAAGREAYEYFFQVVREGIISQLRPGTICADVHEATLDYLAPQLPRMIDIGMLNADVDFNTIYRKRNVGHLMGKQESFANELRPGYDHVLRHGSYGAAEIPWRYNGVAIGTEDLWYIGEDKTYILSQR
- a CDS encoding RidA family protein, giving the protein MTDISANLKSLGIELPDLPAPQYSYVPFHRQGNTLYVSGQISRTAAGDIVTGRVGADASVEEGIHAAEVATINLLARIEQAIGLENVASILKLNVWVNSAADFVEQPRVADGASRLLEKVLGEAGKHARTALPTHTLPQGALVELDAVVAIS
- a CDS encoding ArsR/SmtB family transcription factor, with amino-acid sequence MTFALTPSADQRFAPLKSVPSTITDTAKEASGFYKALGDATRLEILYLVFTTKTSRVSANALAHALDISAPTVTHHMKKLIAAKLITREQCGKWAYFSIHPVHADTVAAIFTQSDSHKKSI